A region of Streptomyces cinnamoneus DNA encodes the following proteins:
- a CDS encoding transglutaminase TgpA family protein — MSGRTRVAVFGAVATLAAACAMLPLVDKASWLVQAALLLAVQTAAGVVARRVPLSRPLTVAMQALVALLLLTVVFARAQAVGGFLPGPDVWREFGQLLREGADDVGRYAIPAPATSAIRLLLVGGVLVVGLVVDAVAATFRTAAPAGLPLLALYSIGAGLAQGGSGWLWFLAAAGGYLLLLLAEGRDRLSRWGRVFGGGEPGGPRSAAGFAAAGTGPALAPVRTGRRIGALALGVALAVPAVLPSIGGGLLRPDNHGDGPGGDGGGTISAVNPLVSLQNSLNQPQNREVLRYRTSAGTTEDLYLRIIALDRFDGATWSASERRVTDVPVPLPAPAGLAPGVRTEEVTTSVAAAETYGQTYLPLPYPATSVRFTGQWRYEPEGRTIVGDHGQTTKGLRYQVSSLLVTPTAQQLAAAPAPPGELLREYTRVPATLPKVVSATARQVTAGSANAYQQAVKLQDWFSTGGGFRYDTEVRSGSGPDAIARFLEEKRGFCIHFSFSMAAMARTLGIPARVAVGFTPGSPQTEGAMSIGSKDAHAWPELYFEGAGWTRFEPTPSRGTPPEYTIAQTPAVPDPGAPSAQPGRPTARPTAPSVDDGCTGRQKKLEGCPGAAQQTGGGSSGGGPSPAQLTGTAAAALVALALPLLPMLWRRRLRARRLGRDGRDARDAGERVLDAWHETTDSAWDHGIPPDESLTPRAAVARLVRSGRLNAPAAEAAGRLASAVEQVLYAPSPRTPGDPAADAELVRAGLRASAGRRGRVRAELAPRSAVRVRWAWGRCWSAVRERLLARLRAAGRLLPRSRPLP; from the coding sequence ATGAGCGGGCGGACGCGGGTCGCGGTGTTCGGCGCGGTGGCCACCCTGGCGGCCGCCTGCGCGATGCTGCCCCTGGTCGACAAGGCCAGCTGGCTGGTGCAGGCCGCGCTGCTGCTGGCCGTTCAGACGGCGGCCGGCGTGGTCGCCCGCAGGGTGCCGCTGTCCAGGCCCCTGACGGTCGCGATGCAGGCGCTGGTGGCGCTGCTGCTGCTCACCGTCGTGTTCGCGCGGGCGCAGGCGGTCGGCGGCTTCCTGCCGGGGCCCGACGTCTGGCGGGAGTTCGGGCAGCTGCTGCGGGAGGGCGCCGACGACGTCGGCCGGTACGCCATCCCCGCGCCCGCGACCTCGGCCATCCGGCTGCTGCTGGTCGGCGGGGTGCTGGTGGTCGGCCTGGTGGTGGACGCGGTGGCGGCGACCTTCCGCACCGCCGCGCCGGCCGGGCTGCCGCTGCTGGCCCTCTATTCCATCGGCGCCGGTCTGGCGCAGGGCGGCTCGGGCTGGCTGTGGTTCCTGGCCGCCGCCGGCGGCTATCTGCTGCTGCTCCTGGCCGAGGGGCGCGACCGGCTCTCGCGCTGGGGCCGCGTCTTCGGGGGCGGCGAGCCCGGCGGGCCGCGGTCCGCCGCCGGCTTCGCCGCGGCGGGCACCGGCCCCGCGCTCGCGCCGGTGCGCACCGGACGGCGGATCGGTGCCCTCGCCCTCGGGGTCGCCCTGGCCGTACCGGCCGTACTGCCCTCCATCGGCGGCGGGTTGCTGCGTCCGGACAACCACGGGGACGGCCCCGGCGGCGACGGCGGGGGGACGATCTCGGCGGTCAATCCGCTGGTGTCGCTGCAGAACAGCCTCAACCAGCCGCAGAACCGGGAGGTTCTGCGCTACCGCACCTCCGCGGGCACCACCGAGGACCTGTACCTGCGCATCATCGCCCTCGACCGGTTCGACGGGGCGACGTGGAGCGCCTCCGAGCGCCGGGTGACCGATGTGCCGGTGCCGCTGCCCGCCCCCGCCGGGCTGGCCCCGGGCGTGCGCACCGAGGAGGTCACGACGTCCGTCGCCGCCGCCGAGACCTACGGGCAGACGTATCTCCCCCTGCCGTATCCGGCGACGAGCGTGCGCTTCACGGGCCAGTGGCGGTACGAACCCGAGGGCCGCACGATCGTGGGCGACCACGGGCAGACCACCAAGGGCCTGCGCTACCAGGTGTCGAGCCTGTTGGTCACGCCCACCGCGCAGCAGCTCGCCGCCGCGCCCGCGCCGCCCGGCGAGCTGCTGCGCGAGTACACGCGCGTGCCCGCGACGCTGCCGAAGGTGGTGTCGGCGACGGCCCGTCAGGTCACGGCGGGCTCCGCGAACGCGTACCAGCAGGCGGTGAAGCTCCAGGACTGGTTTTCGACGGGCGGCGGCTTCCGCTACGACACCGAGGTGCGTTCGGGCAGCGGCCCCGACGCCATAGCGCGCTTCCTGGAGGAGAAGCGGGGCTTTTGCATCCACTTCTCCTTCTCCATGGCGGCCATGGCGCGGACGCTGGGCATCCCCGCGCGCGTGGCGGTCGGCTTCACGCCGGGCAGCCCGCAGACGGAGGGTGCGATGTCCATCGGGTCCAAGGACGCGCACGCCTGGCCCGAGCTGTACTTCGAGGGCGCCGGCTGGACGCGCTTCGAGCCCACCCCGAGCCGTGGCACCCCGCCCGAGTACACGATCGCGCAGACTCCCGCCGTTCCCGACCCCGGTGCGCCGAGCGCGCAGCCCGGCCGCCCGACCGCCCGGCCGACGGCCCCCTCGGTGGACGACGGCTGCACAGGGCGGCAGAAGAAGCTCGAAGGCTGCCCGGGCGCCGCGCAGCAGACGGGCGGCGGTTCCTCCGGCGGCGGTCCCTCGCCGGCCCAGCTGACCGGCACGGCGGCGGCCGCGCTCGTGGCGCTCGCGCTTCCGCTGCTGCCGATGCTGTGGCGGCGGCGGCTCCGGGCCCGGCGGCTGGGCCGGGACGGCCGCGACGCGCGGGACGCGGGCGAGCGGGTGCTGGACGCCTGGCACGAGACCACCGACTCGGCCTGGGACCACGGCATCCCGCCCGACGAGTCCCTGACCCCGCGGGCGGCGGTGGCACGGCTCGTCCGCTCCGGCCGGCTTAACGCGCCGGCGGCCGAGGCGGCCGGCCGGCTGGCGTCGGCGGTCGAGCAGGTGCTGTACGCGCCCAGTCCCCGGACGCCGGGCGATCCGGCCGCCGACGCGGAGCTGGTGCGGGCCGGGCTGCGGGCGTCGGCGGGCCGCCGGGGCCGGGTGCGGGCCGAGCTGGCGCCGCGGTCGGCGGTGCGGGTCCGCTGGGCGTGGGGGCGCTGCTGGTCGGCGGTGCGGGAGCGGCTGCTGGCGCGGCTGCGCGCCGCCGGGCGGCTGCTGCCCCGCTCCCGCCCCCTGCCCTGA
- a CDS encoding DUF3040 domain-containing protein has translation MPLSEHEQRMLEQMERALYAEDPKFATALEGSGLRTYTRRRVYQAVAGFLAGIALLMAGMVAQRIWISVAGFLVMLACAVLAVTGWRKAPRPGAQRGAGPGGTPRRQAGRRSMMDRIEQRWQRRRDEQGH, from the coding sequence CTCGAGCAGATGGAGCGAGCGCTGTACGCCGAAGATCCCAAGTTCGCGACAGCGCTCGAGGGCAGCGGCCTGCGCACGTACACCCGGCGACGGGTCTACCAGGCGGTCGCGGGTTTTCTGGCGGGCATCGCGCTCCTCATGGCCGGAATGGTCGCCCAGCGCATCTGGATCAGCGTGGCGGGCTTCCTCGTCATGCTCGCGTGCGCCGTGCTCGCGGTGACGGGATGGCGCAAGGCGCCGAGGCCCGGAGCCCAGCGGGGTGCCGGCCCGGGGGGAACGCCCCGCCGCCAGGCCGGCCGACGCTCCATGATGGACCGCATCGAGCAGCGCTGGCAGCGCCGCCGTGACGAACAGGGCCACTGA